Proteins encoded together in one Panthera uncia isolate 11264 chromosome A2, Puncia_PCG_1.0, whole genome shotgun sequence window:
- the TAS2R3 gene encoding taste receptor type 2 member 3, with translation MSTEQGPVCLVADMSGLHKWVFLVLSATQFILGMLGNGFIVLVNGSSWFKNKTISLSDFIIANLALSRIVLLWILLVDGVLIVFSSKVHDEGIIMQIIDIFWTFTNHLSIWLATCLSVLYCLKIASFSHPTFLWLKWRVSRMVVQMILGALVLSCASALSLIHEFKMYSILGGIDGTGNVTEYFRKKRNEYKLIHVLGTLWNLPPLIVSLASYFLLILSLGRHTQRMEQSGTSSRDPSTEAHKRAIKIILSFLLLFLLYFLAFLITSSSYFIPGTEMVKIIGELITMFYPASHSFILILGNSKLKHMFVGMLRCESGHLKPGSKGPVSL, from the coding sequence ATGTCAACAGAACAAGGTCCGGTCTGCCTAGTAGCTGACATGTCAGGGCTCCACAAGTGGGTGTTTCTGGTTCTGTCTGCCACTCAGTTCATTCTGGGGATGCTGGGGAATGGTTTCATAGTGTTGGTCAATGGCAGCAGTTGGTTTAAGAATAAGACAATCTCTTTGTCTGACTTCATCATCGCTAACCTGGCTCTCTCCAGGATCGTTCTGCTGTGGATTCTTTTGGTTGATGGTGTTTTAATTGTGTTCTCTTCCAAAGTGCATGATGAAGGGATAATAATGcaaattattgatattttctggACATTTACAAACCACCTGAGCATTTGGCTTGCCACCTGTCTCAGTGTCCTCTACTGCCTGAAAATTGCCAGTTTCTCTCACCCTACATTCCTCTGGCTCAAGTGGAGAGTTTCCAGGATGGTCGTACAGATGATCTTGGGTGCGCTGGTCTTATCGTGCGCCAGTGCCCTGTCCCTGATCCATGAATTTAAGATGTATTCTATTCTCGGTGGGATCGATGGCACAGGGAATGTGACTGAGtactttagaaagaaaagaaatgaatataaattgaTCCATGTTCTTGGGACTCTGTGGAACCTGCCTCCTCTGATTGTGTCTCTGGCCTCCTACTttctgctcatcctctctctgggGAGGCACACACAGCGGATGGAGCAAAGCGGCACCAGCTCCAGAGATCCAAGCACTGAGGCCCACAAGAGGGCCATCAAAAtcatcctctccttcctccttctcttcctgctttactttcttgcctttttaattaCATCATCCAGTTATTTCATACCAGGAACTGAGATGGTGAAGATAATTGGAGAACTCATTACCATGTTTTATCCTGCTAgccactcattcattctcattctggGAAACAGCAAGCTGAAGCATATGTTTGTGGGGATGCTGCGGTGTGAGTCTGGTCATCTGAAGCCTGGATCCAAAGGACCTGTTTCCCTGTAG
- the TAS2R4 gene encoding taste receptor type 2 member 4, whose translation MLQILFLSALTVSAILNFVGLVVNLFIVVVNYRTWVQSHRISSSNRILFSLGVTRFIMLGLFLLNIIYLFTSPHVERSVHLSTFFLLCWMFLESTSLWLVTLLNALYCVKITDFQHSVFLLLKRKLSPKIPRLLLACVLISAFSTLLYVVLTQTSPFPEFLTGSNGTVCDINKSILSLVTSLVLSSFLQFIMNVTSASLLIHSLRRHIQKMQKNATDFWNPQTEAHMAAMKLMIYFLILYIPYSLATLLQYLPSVWMDLGATSICMIISTFYPPGHSVLIILTHPKLKTKAKKILCFNIWWNFSSK comes from the coding sequence ATGCTTCAGATACTCTTCTTATCTGCTCTTACTGTCTCAGCAATTTTGAATTTTGTAGGACTCGTTGTAAATCTGTTTATCGTAGTGGTCAACTACAGGACTTGGGTCCAAAGCCACAGAATCTCCTCTTCTAATAGGATCCTGTTCAGCTTGGGCGTCACCAGATTTATTATGCTAGGACTGTTTCTCCTGAACATTATCTACCTCTTCACCTCTCCACATGTCGAAAGGTCAGTCCACCTATCCACTTTTTTCCTGTTGTGTTGGATGTTTTTGGAGTCTACCAGTCTCTGGCTTGTAACCTTGCTCAATGCCTTGTACTGCGTGAAGATTACTGACTTCCAACACTCAGTATTCCTCCTGCTGAAACGAAAGCTGTCCCCAAAGATCCCCAGGCTGCTGCTGGCCTGCGTGCTGATCTCTGCCTTCTCCACTCTCCTGTATGTTGTGCTCACACAGACATCACCCTTTCCTGAGTTTCTGACTGGGAGCAATGGTACAGTATGTGACATCAATAAGAGCATCTTGTCTTTGGTGACCTCCTTGGTCCTGAGCTCCTTTCTCCAGTTCATCATGAATGTGACTTCCGCTTCCTTGTTAATACATTCCTTGAGGAGACATATACAGAAGATGCAGAAAAACGCCACTGATTTTTGGAATCCCCAGACTGAAGCTCATATGGCTGCTATGAAGCTAATGATCTATTTCCTCATCCTCTACATTCCATATTCACTTGCTACCCTGCTACAGTATCTCCCTTCCGTATGGATGGATTTGGGAGCCACATCCATCTGTATGATTATTTCCACCTTTTATCCTCCAGGGCACTCTGTTCTCATTATTCTCACACATCCTAAACTGAAAACGAAAGCAAAGAAGATTCTTTGTTTCAACATATGGTGGAATTTCAGTAGTAAATAG